The DNA segment actaagactaagattgagatttgcgcataattaatggataatccttaagattgccgttattggtaccatagaaggttaattaacctcaaaataattgcatgcttgagagctcggttgagactcgcattgggatcctttctgagtttgtttaaacctcatattaagaatgctttaggattcgtttgagcccctcgcattaagaatgcttgggagttcgtttgagcctcgcattaagaatgcttgagagttcgtttgagcctcgcattgagtttctttagagttcgttttaaccttaaaatacagatgcatgaagtgctctttcgagctccgtgctatttatagtgcgcgaggtgctccattgagccaccgcatacatacaaaggcgtgatgtgctccattgagccactcgcatacaaagacttgaagtggtctttcgagctccacgctaaaattcaagtgagttccttttccgctcttagtgtataccataagtattgtgtaagaattatggcagaaacgttcctccgaaccgtgctcaattatagtttctttgaactctgtgccgataaaaattcagaatttcagactgccagcttaacaaagtataaccttaattcaagttggcgacttgatttaaaaaaaaaaaaaattaaaattaaatcatatggtttcattacattgttgacaagttaagaaaaagcttatcaacgatgaaagccagaaacaaaaatgcgatggcaaaaatagccattgcaacatttgccgcaaaatcacattcataaaagataattccatttctctctctttatttctctttatttattgaaatgtgaaaaatttgacttatgaaattacgtcataacattttgcatcggcatgtaacctctgataattgggtaaagattcatttaatacgtatacaattttagaaaaaagcattaatagttgttaatagtttcccaaaggcgagctctccaacacagtagtgttggaaccagcagcttgtttattgcttcgtatagcccggccgtatgattttctccgcattctacagccagctatatgattttctgtagccttctttagcaggctctaagaactcctatggtattctGAAACGCAGCtcatatcgccaatttttaccagggtagcgCAAGTGATCAATTCTAAATGAAACCCCAGTCGACTCAACCGGAATTCTTCAGCGGCAGCCTGATTGTTTgacattttgtgtttgtcgggcagacatagatgacataggttaaaaggcggagactggtcggctatgtcttatcactGCTTTGTCGTGCTATGTCGGGtagaactcacgacaagctaacggcacctatGTCGTCCCATTctacctgacaaaggcacgataaaacagcgataagacatagccgaccaatcacgctccttTCAACcgatgtcatctatgtctatccgacaaacagaaaatttcaacaatcaggctgcaggaaaTAAAACGGAACATTTTTCTGAGCGTGGCTATTCTTTGCAGGTTGCAGCATCCCTGCCCCGATCTACATCGCGGAGCTGTGCCCGGTGGCGTACCGGAGCTTCTTCCTGGGTCTGGTCCCTGTGGCCCTGTCCCTGGGGATGTTCACCGTGGACGTGATCGAGCTGCGTGGAGCCGAAGACACGGCCTGGAAGAGCCTCTGCTGCTTCTCGGGCATCGGGTTCTTGCTCAGTCTCTTCCTCCACGAGGCTCCCGAGTGGCTGGTCATGCGCAACAGACCCGACGCGGCCATCGAGAGCCTCAAGTGGCTCAAGGAGACCTCCGTAGATGTGGACGTCGACCTCCGCAAACTCCAGGAGACCTCCATGGCTGCCAACCAGCGCTCCGACACCACCCTTGAGATGCTCACCGATAAAAGGGTCTGGAAACCCTTCGCTATGCTCCTCGGTGAGTTCAAACcctcacactgaaaaacaagCTTACGGGCTTAATAGacgacataccgtccgttccgggcgcAACAGTCATCTTACATAccatgatgagcttcggatgacgtcctgagcaaacaagtttcccaaacttcggttggtttgcaaaacgaaactccGAACACGTTGTTCACCATCGACCtggtaggtaggtcaacagctgaATGTTAAAGTCCCGAGACTACCAGCTGCCACCGTTGTCAaaataccagtggagggtctcttgtctctgatgcCACAGTATCCCGGCGCCccgaccagggccggattaagggggtggccacatgggccgcggcccagcggcccatggcggcaaatcaagggggcggcaacttttgcaattttttaaaaaaatcgaattttgaaaaaaaaattacaaacgagaaaaggcgacaaaatctctcatttcctgagagtaaagtaatttctaattttgtcgtcttttagtgatacaagagacagcaacTTTCAtcaatcgagttaagagagaaaccaaacacgcaatttggcctggaacggcgcgacttagaaagaaatgatgacgaggacttgggatgaaaaggagaagccctcggcgcggcggtcggcatgtaactcatattagcgcctacaagactgcacgaatacttcaagcattgcatcaaacacagtgcggtcactgcggtcagcgtgaaacggatagcgcctacaagaatgcatgaatacttcacgcattgcgtcaaatacagtgcgttcagcagcggtcggcgtgaaacgcatatcgcctacaagactgtcggaatacttcacgcattgtgccaaacacagtgcagtctgcgcggcgcggcggcggaagttaaaatcattaaactacatttgtgtttgttctttcatcatttgttcgttcatttcttatgaatggaaggccttgtccacacagagataggtttacggaacttaactttcgcgcaaagttccgtgaacttttgctagtagtgttaacagggctctcccaaaaaatatgcccaacacgagtaaacgagtcttatgcatccctcccccgctggcacgtttacttgatggtttttattggtatttcaaaacgaacgagaagggggcggcaaaatacaggcggcccatgggcggcaagtaggtaaatccggccctggccccCTGGGTTTACCCTGGCCCCTCAAGAGCTACGCCCATgtgcctgtgtcacactatcaaagttagccatcaaaatgtcaagatcAGGTGTTGTGACTgacttattcgatgacttgaaCCTGTGCCACATTGTCAAAACTAATCATTAAAATAttaaggtcaggtgttgtgattggcttattcgactACTTgcaccaatcacagcacttgacctcgacattttgatggagtattttgatagtgcgACACAGGCTTTGGCCCAATCATAGCATTTgatcttgacattttgatggagttttttgatagtgtgacacaagATATGGATCCAACAGTGTCTTTCCTCTATAGGCCTCGATACACGATcgaattcccgaaccaattccgatcgaagtagcatcaaagtgtcgggagtcgtcagtcttaaactcattaatttgcttcattttaaaatgaaaacttggcagaaatgtttcctgtggcaggaaatgatgaatggtggcactccgttctgatcttacaaTTAGTTTGAACAAAagagtgcggcccgtcaaaatttgatggtagatggtgaccaccagtcatcagcatgtctactttgatcggaattggttcagaatttggacgtatttctaccaaacagacctatgtgaaggtgagaaatatggggtgtgctcgttagttctctggccgtaggagtgaatgagaatgataaagcgccagtgacgtcagtggcaacGAACGAGGGTAAGCTCGAGGGCGCGGCAGCGGGGACATCGTCGTCGGggcactttaactcatgagccctgtccacaacgccctcttgccatgcccgcggctcatgggttccgcattcagttggcacataggtctgtttgatagaatgtaaaatcccgcttttccaattcttcaaaaggaatcacacccacttttacattgcttcttatgcagctttctagagcacaccccatatttctcacctccacataggtctgtttggtagaaatacgtccatttgatcgtctatgcagggctttAATCAAAAGTACTCTACATTGCAGGTCTGGCGTTGTTCCAACACCTGTGCGGGTTCTACATCCTGATCTTCTACGCGCCGTACCTGGTGAACCAGTACCGGACCAACATCTACTGGTTCAGCTCGTACACCGGGACGGACTTCCTGCTGCTGGTGGCCACGTCGGCGGCCCTCGTCTTCCACGCCAACCTCCCTCGGAGGACCGTGGCCGGCCTCTCCGGCATCGGCTCTTCTGCGGCTCTCCTAGGTCTCTTCCTCCACGCCCACCTCTTCGTCGCCCCGCACGACCTCCTCGACCCCACGCCCGATAAGGACATGCTGGTTCCGGTCTTCTTCTTCACCTTGTACATCTTCTCCGCCGTCATGGGGATCTACACTCTACCCTGGATCCTTATGTTCGAGGTATGCTCCCACACTATATAAAAAAAGTAATATGCTCTTTTAGCACCTAGaatgtaaaaaatgtgtctggtgatcccaatatgctgcctttactgccctcgaagttaactttacatcctaagAATGCTAATTCAACTGCGTGGACAATCAAGGAAGCATCGTAAGGTCACCAGACACATTtctgacatcctaggtgctaaaactccattccatttttttcagtggcattAATTTGAGTCCTCGTATAGGACCGTGGCACGTGTTGATATggtgatgaaaatgaaaaatagcacAACCGGCTTGAGCTGAAGAAAAACTATTTATTCTTCGATCATCGTAGAAAAATAGAGagcatgaaagaaaaaaaaggaccgCAAATAACGGTGTATCAAATACAGTATATTGCCAGAAAAGGCTAGTCATCATCTAACGTAAAAAAAATGGTCACACAGGTGTGACAACTGCGTGAGAAACATACTCTTCTAACACGGTAGAAATAGTACTGGAAAAGATGCATGAATACTCTAAACGCaccctgccgtgctgaggaagaacgccgtatgagcattcgagagttgccaaatttccttcgataaaatttttctttttgaggaaaattatgaatatttttccttgaaattttcagacactttagatcaaactgcaaacaaaattatctgagaaattggcagaaaaatattcaaaaattttcctgaaaactagtGATtggtcagaggaaatttggcaacgcctgaaggctcatacggcgtttttccttagcacggcagtaccaGCGTTTATGTGAACCTATAGCGGGGGCGGGGGTAAGCAAATATCGATGCATTTAGGAACCCTTGGGGTCTTTTTGTGGTGGGAAGATTCAGAAGGGCACCTTATCACGAgggtctgggggggggggggggggcacagaaAGGCATCTGATGAGCAGGGAGGTCTGGCGGACCGATTGGGGATTCGGAGAGACTTCTGAAAGGAGAACTCGAAGGATCTCCCGGTGAAATGTGGACATATTGAGTTGTCTTCAAAGCAATTTTATGCTGCTCTTACCAACAAGTTGATTGAAATACAATTTCATAGATGGAGCAAGCGTCACTTTCTACGAGCGAAATTCCTTGCCAGCGGgtggattgttgaatcgttatcgaatgaccttgatcgataaatagtaTTGCCAAGATAGGGGTTTATCGCTCAtcatcattcgataacgattcaacaatccatCCGCCAGGACGGATTCACATTTTTAGCGCTCCTAGGTTAAACTTCATTTAACGCCCCTTAAGTAAATGCTATCGTAAAGGCGTCCGAGGGGGAGGGAGGTTTCTAGGACACAATCTCTCCCCCCCTCTACTAGAGGGAAGATGCTAGGTGATAAGGATATAATTCAAATTCACTTTCATAAACACATGATTTCAAATAATGTTATGAGGGGCCCAGTAATAAGCACTCTGTTCGTCATAACCGAATTCTTCTCCTTTGACCCATTTCATAATGTTCTCGTGATTCCCAGGTCTTCCCGTTGCGTCATCGGGGTATACTTTGCGGCCTAAGCTTCAGCACCCTCTATCTGGGACTCTTCGCGTTCGAGAGCCGGCTCAACAACTACCTGTTGACAGGCATGGACCTCCAGAGCCTCCTGTGCTTCTTCGGGACCTGCGCGCTAGGATTCGCGCTTTTCGCCCGCTCCTGCCTCGTCGAGACGCACAAGAAAACCTTCGAGGAGATCGAGAGAGGCTTCACCAAGGAAAGGATCTTCCTCCCAATCGACGAGAAAATGtagacctaacctaacctcacctaACGGATATAGATGAAGCGTCACTACAGACTCGATCTCACCTTAAAAATCTGGAATCGTCGGCCACAGAAAATATCACGGTAAAAATGTGTCGTTCagtttgaaaatattgtttttttttttttttgtagaaataaAAATACTAGGTTTTAATTTTAGAATTAGTAATGTTTGATAtatttctgtcaattttttttaacacccGTGTGTTGACTGGATTTTCAACGAAGAATCGGAATGAGTAAAAGTACCTTTCTAAGTGGGCATGAAAAATAAGAGAtgagttatgggggggggggggggtgtcaatctttctttgtgaaatttttgtgtctTAACAAACGCTCCCGATTATTCCTGTGCTTCACGATTCGTTGTATTTTCCACTCTCTTCATAAGAGATTgccttcaatggaccactagacaaggcacgaattcaggcattctgatacatgtttattaaccagaatttcacgtagaacacgattcgcacaacgaaaattactgaaaccaactcctgacaaacatattaacctttttattctttttatttcacattggttacgcggatattgaactgcccgctcacaagaaactcaaagctctacgtgaatcaaatcgcgcactacaacagtttcagcaagcctctcaatcgagcactgttcatttcccaccatgtgttgttcaaactaaaagcaatttgctatagctgagccaaagcgtcaagattgaggttgccagatttttatatcgcggagactgtcatgataacgtttagcgcgcgatgtgaattgcgtagagcattgagttttcttgagcgggtggtttgaattcacgcatcaagaatcattaaatatcttcgtaaggagttgatttcggtcattttcgttgtgcgtatcgtgttttacgtaaaattttggctaagaaacatgtatcagaatgctaaaattcgtaccttgtctagtggtccattgaggagctttccggaaaaagggcacataacaaaaaattgcgtttgagagaaatgcatttgaagttttgatcatTACTCTATGGCCACTGACGGTGACTTTCGTTCaaaatcgggagtccaagctgcgatgaaaggtaccatcagtggccagaaTTTAATAATGGAAActtgaaatgcatttttctcaaacattatttattgctatgtgcccttttcccggaaagctcctcaattgccTTTTCTTTTTTGCCCAGGTTTTTTAACACTATCCACTAGGATATCGCAGTAAATCCGTTTCCTGGAACTAGTAGAAACAC comes from the Bemisia tabaci chromosome 7, PGI_BMITA_v3 genome and includes:
- the LOC109035851 gene encoding putative metabolite transport protein YwtG, giving the protein MFSKFMPFKSKSMSMETGNDRAIKPLICVALLIVFLAGCILGRSEDPRDEDDPYNRLKNHHDPKTFGDILYEYIRDIVKVPVIATVFFCWVCGSFADEHGRVGAMQLFFMLSGIGFGFLVYAQEYDFSILGTFILGAALGCSIPAPIYIAELCPVAYRSFFLGLVPVALSLGMFTVDVIELRGAEDTAWKSLCCFSGIGFLLSLFLHEAPEWLVMRNRPDAAIESLKWLKETSVDVDVDLRKLQETSMAANQRSDTTLEMLTDKRVWKPFAMLLGLALFQHLCGFYILIFYAPYLVNQYRTNIYWFSSYTGTDFLLLVATSAALVFHANLPRRTVAGLSGIGSSAALLGLFLHAHLFVAPHDLLDPTPDKDMLVPVFFFTLYIFSAVMGIYTLPWILMFEVFPLRHRGILCGLSFSTLYLGLFAFESRLNNYLLTGMDLQSLLCFFGTCALGFALFARSCLVETHKKTFEEIERGFTKERIFLPIDEKM